Proteins found in one Blastocatellia bacterium genomic segment:
- a CDS encoding isoprenylcysteine carboxylmethyltransferase family protein — protein MKRVVGFTYGVLCYLVFFGTFLCAIAFVGGGNLYAPEQKLVAPWAIDLPSRPLGDSLAMRLIIDAVLLSLFAVQHSVMARQWFKQRWTKMVAPLLERSTYVLIASLILLLMFWQWRPIGTSPERVAWDVQNHAARLVLEGLFWLGWLIVLTSTFLINHFDLFGLQQAYCYLKGTELSPPTFRTPAFYRGVRHPIYLGFIIAFWSTPRMSLGHLFFAVMTTAYMIVAIQFEERDLLRAHGERYANYRKQVSMLTPVRFLKAEPEAEEVKQKGAHS, from the coding sequence TTGAAACGCGTCGTCGGGTTCACCTATGGGGTGCTGTGCTACCTGGTATTCTTCGGCACCTTTCTCTGCGCCATCGCCTTCGTCGGCGGCGGCAATCTCTACGCGCCGGAGCAGAAGCTGGTCGCGCCGTGGGCCATAGACCTGCCTTCGCGACCGCTGGGCGATTCGCTGGCGATGCGGCTGATCATTGACGCCGTGCTGCTGAGCCTGTTCGCTGTGCAGCACAGCGTTATGGCGCGCCAGTGGTTCAAGCAGCGCTGGACGAAGATGGTTGCGCCGCTGCTTGAGCGCAGCACCTACGTCTTAATTGCCAGCCTGATTTTGCTGTTGATGTTCTGGCAGTGGCGGCCCATCGGCACTTCGCCGGAGCGCGTCGCCTGGGACGTGCAGAATCACGCGGCGCGGCTGGTGCTTGAAGGCTTATTCTGGCTCGGCTGGCTGATCGTGCTGACCTCGACCTTCCTGATCAACCACTTCGACCTGTTCGGCTTGCAGCAGGCTTACTGCTATTTGAAAGGCACCGAGTTGTCGCCGCCAACCTTCAGGACGCCGGCGTTTTATCGCGGCGTGCGCCACCCCATCTACCTCGGCTTCATCATCGCCTTCTGGAGCACGCCGCGCATGTCGCTGGGGCACCTGTTTTTCGCCGTGATGACGACCGCCTACATGATCGTCGCCATTCAATTTGAAGAGCGCGACTTGCTGCGGGCACATGGCGAGCGCTATGCGAATTACCGCAAGCAGGTCTCGATGCTGACGCCCGTGCGTTTCTTGAAAGCAGAGCCCGAAGCCGAAGAAGTCAAGCAGAAGGGCGCGCACTCTTGA
- a CDS encoding two-component regulator propeller domain-containing protein — protein sequence MTLRRTFAARLRRAARALLVVCAGPLLWCAVAQAERLPLRVFTTSDGLARDHIMRIVPDSRGYIWFSTTEGLSRFDGYRFINYGREQGLPVRVVNDFLEARDGTYWLATSEGLFRFNPDPVPPSQRFVHYQVDERADANVIAAICEDHQGTIWCGTRGGLYRLDRADGKEVFSFVNLIRPANSADSLLVKAIIEDRQGGLWVSAYSGLYRLRSDGNTEVYAEREGLPTRLIREALLEDRQGQIWVGFGPALYQLVADPHPGQSAVARIYTTKDGLSSAGADVLLQSADGRLWAGGNRGLSVSPLAAQSDPPFRAYTTANGLSDQAITALAEDRDGNLWLGTESGGAMKLAGDGLTSYGEADGLKLIRIASLIETDDGRFCALSSGGILHVFDGRRFTPIEIPLPAGWDYWGWGWSQTTFQDHLGEWWVATGNGLLRYARMPPERLPRARPKAVYTTEQGLPTNEIFRLYEDSRGDIWISTLGRDEAVLTRWERATETFHPYSPADGVFDHAPTAFAEDTAGNVWIGFYMGGLLRYRAGRFTRFTAADGLPGGLVRTIYLDHAGRLWVTTSEGGVARLDDPGAEHPSFVVYNTEQGLASNQATCVTEDRWGRIYISTGRGLDRLDPATGHIQHYTTADGLASNFINVAYRSRDGELWFGTLLGLSRFMPQAERPTSPPTMLISSLRIGGVAYPVSELGATDVRGPQLQASAGQMQVDFLGISLAPGAGLRYQYKLEGADRDWSALTDERTVNYANLSPGEYRFLVRAISAGGLMSPAPAAVTFRVLPPLWRRWWFVTLAGVVVAVIIYSVDRYRIARLLEMERMRTRIATDLHDDIGSSLSQISVLSEVIRRQVGNHEVVAEPLSLIATLSRDLIDAMNDIVWAINPRRDRLADLSHRMRRFASDVFTARDIAFTFNAPDHQHDTRLDTDVRREVFLVFKETVNNIARHARCTEAAIDFRMDGHWLELSVCDNGRGFDPEHINDGNGLTSMRQRARKIGGALTITSMIENGATVKLKAPVRRRRWLKQN from the coding sequence ATGACCTTGCGCCGTACTTTTGCTGCCCGATTGCGACGCGCGGCGCGCGCCCTGCTCGTCGTGTGCGCAGGGCCACTGCTCTGGTGCGCCGTGGCGCAAGCCGAGCGGCTGCCGCTGCGCGTCTTCACAACTTCGGACGGCCTGGCGCGCGATCACATCATGCGCATCGTGCCGGATTCGCGCGGCTACATCTGGTTCAGCACCACCGAAGGCTTATCGCGCTTCGACGGTTATCGCTTCATCAACTATGGCCGCGAGCAGGGCCTGCCGGTGCGCGTCGTCAACGATTTTCTCGAAGCCCGCGATGGCACCTACTGGCTGGCGACTTCCGAAGGTCTCTTCCGCTTCAACCCCGACCCCGTCCCGCCGTCGCAGCGCTTTGTCCACTATCAGGTGGACGAGCGGGCGGATGCCAATGTCATCGCCGCGATTTGCGAAGACCATCAGGGAACGATCTGGTGCGGCACTCGCGGGGGACTTTATCGGCTCGACCGCGCGGACGGTAAAGAGGTCTTCTCGTTCGTTAACCTGATCCGCCCGGCCAACAGCGCCGATAGCCTGCTGGTGAAAGCCATCATCGAAGACCGCCAGGGCGGGTTATGGGTCAGCGCCTACTCCGGGCTCTACCGCCTGCGGTCGGATGGCAACACCGAAGTCTACGCCGAGCGCGAAGGCTTGCCGACACGGCTGATTCGTGAGGCGCTGCTGGAAGACCGCCAGGGGCAAATCTGGGTCGGCTTCGGCCCGGCGCTTTATCAACTGGTCGCCGACCCGCATCCCGGCCAGTCGGCCGTCGCGCGCATCTACACGACGAAAGATGGGTTGAGCAGCGCCGGGGCCGACGTGTTGCTTCAGAGCGCCGATGGCCGCCTGTGGGCGGGCGGCAATCGGGGGCTGAGCGTCAGTCCTCTGGCGGCTCAATCCGACCCGCCGTTTCGCGCCTACACCACGGCGAATGGTTTGAGCGACCAGGCGATCACCGCCCTTGCCGAAGACCGTGACGGCAACCTCTGGCTCGGCACCGAAAGCGGCGGCGCAATGAAGCTGGCCGGCGACGGCTTGACCAGTTATGGCGAGGCCGACGGCCTGAAGCTCATCCGCATCGCCTCGCTGATTGAAACCGACGACGGGCGGTTCTGCGCCCTGAGCAGTGGCGGCATTCTTCACGTTTTCGATGGCCGGCGCTTCACGCCCATCGAGATTCCGCTGCCCGCCGGCTGGGACTACTGGGGATGGGGCTGGTCGCAAACGACCTTTCAAGATCACCTCGGCGAGTGGTGGGTGGCAACCGGCAACGGCTTGCTGCGCTATGCCAGGATGCCGCCCGAACGGTTGCCGCGCGCCCGCCCGAAAGCGGTCTACACCACAGAGCAGGGCTTGCCGACGAATGAAATCTTTCGCCTCTACGAAGACTCGCGCGGCGACATCTGGATCAGCACGCTGGGGCGCGACGAGGCGGTGCTGACGCGCTGGGAGCGCGCCACCGAAACCTTTCATCCGTACTCGCCCGCCGACGGCGTCTTCGATCATGCGCCGACCGCTTTTGCCGAAGACACGGCGGGCAATGTCTGGATAGGCTTTTACATGGGCGGCTTGCTGCGCTACCGCGCGGGGCGCTTCACGCGATTCACCGCCGCCGATGGCTTGCCCGGCGGGCTGGTGCGGACGATTTATCTCGATCACGCGGGCCGCCTGTGGGTCACCACCAGCGAAGGCGGCGTGGCGCGCCTGGACGATCCCGGTGCCGAGCATCCGAGTTTTGTCGTCTACAATACAGAGCAAGGGCTGGCCAGCAACCAGGCGACCTGCGTTACCGAAGACCGCTGGGGCCGCATCTACATCAGCACGGGGCGCGGGCTGGACCGCCTCGACCCGGCCACCGGCCACATTCAGCACTACACGACCGCCGATGGGCTGGCCAGCAACTTCATCAATGTCGCCTACCGCTCCCGCGACGGCGAGCTGTGGTTCGGCACGTTGCTTGGCCTGTCGCGCTTCATGCCGCAAGCCGAGCGGCCCACGTCGCCGCCGACCATGTTGATCAGCAGCTTGCGCATCGGCGGCGTCGCTTACCCGGTATCGGAGCTGGGAGCCACCGATGTTCGCGGCCCGCAATTGCAGGCGAGCGCCGGCCAGATGCAGGTAGACTTTCTCGGCATCAGCCTGGCCCCCGGCGCCGGCCTGCGCTATCAATACAAGCTCGAAGGCGCCGACCGCGACTGGAGCGCGCTGACCGACGAGCGCACCGTCAATTACGCCAACCTGTCGCCCGGCGAGTACCGCTTTCTGGTGCGCGCCATCAGCGCCGGCGGATTGATGAGCCCGGCGCCCGCCGCGGTCACCTTCCGCGTTCTGCCGCCCCTCTGGCGGCGCTGGTGGTTCGTCACGCTGGCCGGCGTGGTGGTCGCCGTGATCATCTACTCAGTTGATCGTTACCGCATCGCGCGCTTGCTGGAGATGGAGCGCATGCGGACGCGCATCGCTACAGACTTGCACGACGACATCGGTTCGAGCCTGTCGCAAATCTCTGTCCTCAGCGAAGTGATCCGCCGGCAGGTCGGCAACCATGAAGTCGTCGCCGAGCCGTTGTCGCTAATCGCCACGCTGTCGCGCGACTTGATCGATGCGATGAATGACATCGTCTGGGCGATCAACCCGCGGCGCGACCGGCTGGCCGACCTGAGCCACCGCATGCGCCGTTTCGCCAGCGATGTCTTCACGGCGCGCGACATCGCCTTCACCTTCAACGCTCCCGACCATCAGCATGACACGCGGCTCGACACCGACGTGCGCCGCGAAGTCTTTCTGGTCTTCAAAGAAACGGTCAACAACATCGCGCGCCATGCGCGCTGCACCGAAGCGGCGATTGACTTTCGCATGGACGGTCACTGGCTGGAGCTGAGCGTCTGTGACAACGGCAGGGGGTTCGACCCCGAACATATCAATGACGGCAATGGCCTGACCAGCATGCGCCAGCGCGCCCGCAAGATCGGCGGCGCGCTGACGATCACTTCGATGATCGAGAATGGCGCGACCGTCAAGTTGAAAGCGCCGGTGCGCCGCCGCCGCTGGCTAAAACAGAACTAA
- a CDS encoding response regulator transcription factor: MSNESQPQSVLKVAIVEDVRSLRESFGVLIDGTPGFQCTASFRSMEEALDRISVNLPDVLLADIGLPGMSGIEGIRLLKGRYPQLTVLMLTVYDDNDRIFDALCAGAVGYLLKKTPPARLLESIREAAQGGAPMSPEVARRVVELFKQVRPPERADYQLTPHELRLLKLLVEGHNYKTAAAQLGVSFNTICFHIRHIYEKLQVHSKSEAVAKALRQQLIK; this comes from the coding sequence ATGAGCAATGAGTCGCAGCCGCAAAGCGTGTTGAAGGTCGCCATTGTCGAAGACGTGCGCTCGCTGCGCGAGAGCTTCGGTGTGCTGATTGACGGGACGCCGGGCTTTCAATGCACGGCGAGCTTTCGCTCGATGGAAGAGGCGCTCGACCGCATCAGCGTGAACCTCCCTGACGTGCTGCTCGCAGACATCGGCCTGCCCGGCATGAGCGGCATTGAAGGCATTCGCCTGCTCAAAGGGCGCTACCCACAACTGACCGTGCTGATGCTGACGGTTTATGACGACAACGACCGCATCTTTGACGCCCTGTGCGCCGGCGCGGTCGGCTACTTATTGAAGAAGACGCCGCCGGCCCGCCTGCTCGAAAGCATCCGCGAAGCCGCGCAAGGCGGCGCGCCGATGTCGCCCGAAGTGGCGCGCCGCGTCGTCGAGCTGTTCAAGCAGGTGCGCCCGCCTGAGCGCGCCGACTATCAACTGACGCCGCACGAGCTGCGCCTGTTGAAGCTGCTGGTCGAGGGTCATAATTACAAGACCGCCGCCGCCCAGCTCGGCGTCAGCTTCAACACTATCTGCTTTCACATCCGCCACATCTACGAAAAGCTGCAAGTCCACTCGAAGTCCGAAGCTGTCGCCAAGGCGTTGCGCCAGCAGCTCATCAAATGA
- the msrA gene encoding peptide-methionine (S)-S-oxide reductase MsrA — MDVRPEKEVATLAGGCFWCLEAVFKELRGVESVVSGYSGGKVANPTYQQVCTGTTDHAEVVQVTFDPRAVSFREILEVFFTIHDPTTLNRQGADVGSQYRSAIFYHSPAQRETAEQVIAELTAEQLWHDPVVTEIVPLTEFYAAEEYHRDYFERNPYQPYCMAVVAPKVAKFRKKFLDRLKK; from the coding sequence ATGGATGTGCGGCCTGAAAAGGAAGTCGCAACGCTCGCCGGCGGCTGCTTCTGGTGCCTGGAAGCGGTCTTCAAAGAATTGCGCGGCGTCGAAAGCGTCGTCTCCGGCTACAGCGGCGGTAAGGTGGCCAACCCGACTTATCAACAAGTCTGTACCGGCACCACGGACCACGCTGAAGTCGTGCAGGTGACCTTCGACCCGCGCGCCGTGAGCTTTCGCGAAATTCTCGAAGTCTTCTTCACCATCCACGACCCGACGACCTTGAACCGGCAAGGCGCAGACGTCGGGTCGCAATACCGCTCGGCGATTTTTTATCACTCGCCCGCACAACGCGAGACGGCCGAGCAGGTGATTGCCGAACTGACCGCAGAGCAGCTCTGGCACGATCCGGTGGTGACGGAAATCGTGCCGCTCACAGAGTTCTATGCGGCGGAGGAGTACCACCGGGATTACTTCGAGCGCAACCCGTACCAGCCTTATTGCATGGCGGTCGTCGCCCCGAAGGTCGCCAAGTTCCGCAAGAAGTTTCTCGACCGGCTCAAGAAGTAA
- a CDS encoding glutathione peroxidase, whose translation MKTKLVGIGLAVMLVAGLTVAALSRANDKTETATVANSIYDFSLKNIDGKETSLADYRGKVVLVVNVASRCGFTPQYDGLEKVYLKYKDRGLVILGFPANNFGGQEPGSNEEIKSFCSLKYNVTFPMFAKISVKGDDIHPLYKYLTDKQSDPQFGGDVKWNFNKFLIGRDGKIIGRFEPAVKPESPEVAQAIEHALE comes from the coding sequence ATGAAGACAAAGCTTGTAGGGATCGGACTCGCGGTTATGCTGGTGGCGGGGTTAACCGTCGCTGCCTTGAGCCGCGCCAACGATAAGACGGAGACTGCAACTGTGGCAAATTCGATTTACGATTTCTCGCTCAAAAACATTGACGGCAAAGAGACCAGCCTGGCCGATTATCGCGGCAAGGTGGTGCTTGTGGTCAACGTCGCCAGCCGTTGCGGCTTCACGCCGCAGTACGACGGCTTAGAGAAGGTCTATCTCAAGTACAAAGACCGCGGGCTGGTGATCCTCGGCTTCCCGGCGAACAACTTCGGCGGTCAGGAGCCCGGCAGCAACGAAGAGATCAAGAGCTTCTGCTCGCTCAAGTACAACGTCACCTTCCCGATGTTCGCCAAGATTTCAGTCAAAGGCGACGACATCCACCCGCTCTATAAATACCTGACCGACAAACAGAGCGACCCGCAATTCGGCGGCGACGTGAAATGGAACTTCAACAAGTTCCTGATCGGGCGCGATGGCAAGATCATTGGCCGTTTCGAGCCGGCGGTGAAGCCTGAAAGCCCCGAAGTGGCGCAGGCCATCGAGCACGCGCTCGAATAA
- a CDS encoding DUF1080 domain-containing protein, which produces MRITLAATLALLALLMTCKETPPPTAQPVTPDGWRQLFNGRDLDGWQHTGPGKFVIEDGVLRSEGGMGLLWYTGETFGNCRVRVVFKTTSAASNAGVFVRIADRPRDEWFAVHHGYEVQICDSQDEYHRTGAIYSLAKTTTLASKPPGEWNVMEITLDGPRIRVSLNGLPVTDFDPAQPAPPRTKDFEPERGPRPDSGYLGIQNHDDYATGEHVYFKEVSVKSDR; this is translated from the coding sequence ATGAGAATCACACTTGCCGCAACGCTCGCTCTGCTGGCGCTGTTGATGACCTGCAAAGAAACGCCGCCGCCAACGGCTCAACCCGTAACGCCGGACGGCTGGCGACAGTTATTTAATGGCCGCGATCTCGACGGCTGGCAGCACACCGGGCCGGGCAAGTTCGTCATCGAAGACGGCGTGCTGCGCAGCGAAGGCGGCATGGGCTTGCTCTGGTATACCGGCGAAACCTTCGGCAACTGCCGTGTGCGCGTGGTTTTCAAGACGACGAGCGCGGCGTCGAATGCCGGCGTCTTTGTGCGCATCGCCGACCGCCCCCGCGACGAATGGTTCGCCGTGCATCACGGCTACGAAGTGCAAATCTGTGACAGCCAGGACGAATACCACCGCACCGGCGCGATCTATTCGCTGGCGAAAACCACGACCCTGGCCAGCAAACCGCCGGGCGAGTGGAACGTGATGGAGATTACGCTGGACGGGCCGCGCATACGGGTCAGCCTGAATGGCCTGCCGGTCACCGATTTCGACCCGGCCCAGCCCGCGCCGCCGCGCACCAAAGACTTTGAACCGGAGCGCGGCCCACGCCCCGATTCGGGCTACCTCGGCATTCAGAACCACGACGACTACGCGACGGGCGAACACGTCTACTTTAAAGAAGTCAGCGTTAAAAGTGACAGGTGA
- a CDS encoding GMC family oxidoreductase, with the protein MGTQKVYDAIIIGSGASGGMAAKQLTEHGFEVLVLEAGPPVNPERDLNSHKNPWESMYRGFGRPGWRDYDQWMQDTAGEFSRHFYVKDTEHPYTTDPGKPFMWVRARIVGGKSLHWGRFSWRMSDLDFKAASHDGFGDDWPISYKDIEPYYDKAEDFVGVSGNQDHIPYLPDGKFMPPMPLTCGEHLLRRGAEKTGRRGISARVAMLTAQPRPHMKGRNKCHFCGNCGDGCDVNASFSSIASTLPIAQATGRMTLRPNSVVRQIITDTNTGNAKGVAYVDRVTYQEYEAFGRVIVVAASTLESTRILFNSKSRQHPNGLGNSSGVMGHYLVDHFGGIGAGGFFHQLAGRTPVNEDGKSDGLYIPRFRNVSKETKHARFVRGYGFECASQIWRYPGMAKDPSRAPGFGSEFKSAVRRWYTAPVYMTTRAEMLSRFENHAEIDPNGVVDAWGIPVLKIHIQHSDNEREMAKDAAETSEEILRAAGAEVTWKGGQITAPGRIIHELCTARMGSDPKTSVLNGWNQCWDAKNVFVTDGAAFTSSACQNPTLTILALTMRACDYIADERKRGNL; encoded by the coding sequence TTGGGAACGCAAAAAGTTTACGACGCCATCATCATCGGATCGGGCGCTTCGGGCGGCATGGCGGCAAAGCAGCTCACCGAACATGGCTTTGAAGTGCTGGTGCTGGAAGCCGGCCCGCCGGTCAACCCCGAGCGCGATCTGAATTCGCACAAGAACCCGTGGGAATCGATGTACCGCGGCTTCGGTCGTCCGGGCTGGCGCGACTATGACCAGTGGATGCAGGACACGGCGGGCGAGTTCTCGCGCCACTTCTACGTCAAAGACACAGAGCATCCCTACACCACAGACCCCGGCAAGCCGTTTATGTGGGTGCGCGCCCGCATCGTCGGCGGCAAGAGCCTGCACTGGGGGCGCTTCTCCTGGCGCATGAGCGACCTCGATTTCAAAGCCGCTTCGCACGACGGCTTCGGCGATGATTGGCCGATCAGCTACAAAGACATCGAGCCGTACTATGACAAGGCCGAAGACTTCGTCGGCGTCAGCGGCAATCAAGACCACATTCCGTATCTGCCGGACGGCAAATTCATGCCGCCGATGCCGCTCACCTGCGGCGAGCATTTGCTCCGTCGCGGCGCGGAAAAGACGGGCCGCCGCGGCATCTCGGCGCGCGTCGCGATGCTGACCGCGCAGCCGCGCCCGCACATGAAGGGGCGTAACAAATGTCACTTTTGCGGCAACTGCGGCGACGGCTGCGACGTCAACGCCAGCTTCAGCTCGATTGCTTCGACGCTGCCCATCGCTCAGGCTACGGGGCGCATGACGTTGAGGCCGAACTCGGTCGTGCGCCAGATCATCACCGACACCAACACCGGCAACGCCAAAGGCGTCGCCTACGTTGACCGCGTCACGTATCAGGAGTACGAAGCCTTTGGGCGGGTTATCGTCGTCGCCGCTTCGACGCTCGAATCAACCCGCATTCTGTTCAATTCGAAATCGCGCCAGCACCCCAATGGCCTCGGCAATTCGTCGGGCGTGATGGGCCATTATCTGGTAGACCATTTCGGCGGCATCGGCGCGGGCGGCTTCTTCCACCAGCTTGCGGGGCGCACGCCGGTCAACGAAGACGGCAAGTCGGACGGCCTCTACATCCCGCGCTTCCGCAACGTCAGCAAAGAGACCAAACACGCGCGCTTCGTGCGCGGCTATGGCTTCGAGTGCGCTTCGCAAATCTGGCGTTATCCCGGCATGGCCAAAGACCCATCGCGCGCTCCCGGCTTCGGCAGCGAGTTCAAGTCGGCGGTGCGCCGCTGGTACACCGCGCCGGTCTATATGACGACGCGCGCCGAGATGCTGTCGCGCTTTGAAAACCATGCCGAGATCGATCCGAACGGCGTCGTCGATGCCTGGGGCATTCCGGTCTTGAAGATTCACATTCAGCACTCGGACAACGAGCGCGAGATGGCCAAAGATGCCGCCGAGACCAGCGAAGAAATCCTGCGCGCGGCGGGCGCCGAGGTCACCTGGAAGGGTGGGCAGATCACCGCGCCCGGTCGCATCATTCACGAGCTTTGTACCGCACGCATGGGCAGCGACCCGAAGACATCGGTGTTAAACGGCTGGAACCAGTGCTGGGATGCCAAGAATGTTTTCGTGACCGACGGCGCTGCCTTTACATCGAGCGCCTGCCAGAACCCGACGCTGACGATTCTGGCCTTGACCATGCGCGCCTGCGATTACATCGCCGACGAGCGCAAACGAGGCAATCTTTAA
- a CDS encoding SGNH/GDSL hydrolase family protein, with translation MNIRFRFLSIITLLLIGLNGAALAASRPTVSDQKQEPDFALKDGDRVLFYGDSITEQRLYTTYVEHYVLTRYPERRITFINTGWGGDQVTRNECVPCRGVGGLARIKRDVIDHHPTVVTLLFGMNDGRYYDFDEPTMKVYVDGLTAIIQEIKAKTKARIYVMTPTVYDGTRNTPWSHTTRYNDVLDRYSEAAKQIAAREQLPVIDLHAITVDALMRAKKDDPSYTFLPDGVHPQEDGQLVMAAEILRAWGAPASGIKKTSGPMFNGAEIPPSSYTVTAPLPWPEPLPSNKLRAVWPQITEIGAVTLRIPSIVPGTYKVSVDGADAVSFTADDLARGIALDQLSKKAQEDSKALADFIRKRADWFFMRWRQIEVPYAAEYKSTANVVTAFDSLIDEMAERARKMAAPHTYQITISRVP, from the coding sequence ATGAACATCCGCTTTAGATTTCTCTCGATTATCACGCTGCTGCTGATCGGCCTGAACGGCGCGGCGCTGGCGGCCTCGCGCCCGACCGTTTCAGATCAAAAACAAGAGCCCGATTTCGCGCTCAAGGATGGCGACCGCGTCCTCTTTTACGGCGACAGCATCACCGAGCAGCGGCTTTATACGACCTACGTCGAGCACTATGTGTTGACGCGCTACCCGGAACGGCGCATCACCTTCATCAACACCGGCTGGGGCGGCGACCAGGTGACGCGCAATGAATGCGTGCCGTGTCGCGGTGTCGGCGGGTTGGCGCGCATCAAGCGCGACGTGATTGACCATCATCCGACGGTGGTGACCTTGCTGTTTGGCATGAACGATGGCCGCTATTACGATTTCGACGAGCCGACAATGAAGGTCTACGTTGATGGTCTGACGGCGATCATTCAGGAAATCAAGGCGAAGACCAAAGCGCGCATCTACGTGATGACGCCGACCGTTTATGACGGCACGCGCAACACGCCGTGGTCGCACACGACGCGCTATAACGACGTGCTCGACCGCTACAGCGAGGCGGCGAAACAGATCGCCGCGCGCGAACAGTTGCCGGTGATTGACCTGCACGCCATCACGGTTGATGCGTTGATGCGCGCCAAGAAGGATGATCCGTCTTACACGTTTTTGCCCGACGGCGTTCACCCGCAAGAAGACGGCCAGCTCGTGATGGCGGCGGAAATCCTGCGCGCCTGGGGCGCTCCGGCGAGCGGCATCAAAAAAACGAGCGGCCCAATGTTTAATGGCGCGGAAATCCCGCCATCGAGTTATACCGTTACCGCGCCGCTCCCGTGGCCAGAGCCTCTGCCGAGCAACAAGCTGCGCGCGGTGTGGCCGCAGATCACGGAGATCGGCGCGGTGACGTTGCGCATTCCCAGCATCGTGCCGGGCACCTATAAAGTCAGCGTTGATGGTGCCGACGCCGTTAGCTTCACGGCAGACGATCTGGCGCGTGGCATCGCTTTGGATCAACTGTCGAAGAAAGCTCAGGAAGATTCAAAGGCGCTCGCTGATTTCATTCGCAAGCGCGCTGACTGGTTCTTCATGCGTTGGCGGCAGATCGAAGTGCCTTACGCCGCCGAGTACAAATCAACGGCCAATGTCGTCACGGCATTCGACTCGTTGATTGACGAGATGGCCGAGCGCGCCCGCAAGATGGCCGCGCCGCACACATACCAAATCACCATCAGCCGTGTGCCCTAA
- a CDS encoding TIM barrel protein — protein MSKMNRREAMIGLSAAAFGALVLPKFARPATVEKIVKRGRLKQSVSYWCYQGNYKLPEFAKIVADMGLTAIDLLNEEQWPVVKPYGLICSMGYPAEGAQIPKGLNDKANHEVIIRGLTRSLPVAAKMNVPNLIAFFGNRGSIPEAEAFDNCVAGLNRIKKVAEDAGVTICVELLNSKVDHKDYLGDHTPFGVRVIQAVASPRVKLLYDIYHMQIMEGDVIRTIRDNHQHIAHFHTGGVPGRHEIDDTQELNWATVCRAIVETGYTGYIAHEFVPTREPLKSLAEAIALCDV, from the coding sequence ATGTCGAAGATGAACCGGCGCGAAGCAATGATTGGCTTGAGCGCCGCCGCGTTTGGCGCCCTGGTGCTGCCGAAATTCGCCCGCCCTGCCACCGTCGAGAAGATCGTTAAGCGGGGCCGCCTTAAACAATCGGTTTCTTACTGGTGTTATCAAGGCAACTATAAACTGCCGGAGTTTGCGAAGATTGTCGCCGACATGGGACTGACGGCCATTGACCTGCTCAACGAAGAGCAGTGGCCGGTCGTCAAGCCGTATGGGCTGATCTGCTCGATGGGCTACCCGGCAGAAGGCGCGCAGATTCCCAAGGGCTTGAACGATAAGGCCAATCACGAAGTCATCATTCGCGGCTTGACCAGGAGCTTGCCGGTGGCCGCCAAGATGAATGTCCCGAATCTGATCGCCTTCTTCGGCAATCGCGGCTCGATCCCGGAAGCCGAAGCCTTCGACAACTGTGTTGCCGGCCTGAACCGCATCAAGAAAGTGGCCGAAGACGCCGGCGTCACCATCTGCGTCGAGCTGCTGAACAGTAAAGTGGATCACAAAGACTATCTCGGCGATCACACGCCGTTCGGCGTCCGGGTGATTCAGGCGGTCGCCTCGCCGCGCGTCAAGCTGCTCTATGACATTTATCACATGCAGATCATGGAGGGTGATGTCATCCGCACGATCCGCGACAATCATCAGCACATCGCCCACTTTCACACAGGCGGCGTGCCGGGCCGGCACGAGATTGACGACACGCAAGAATTGAACTGGGCGACCGTCTGCCGCGCCATTGTCGAGACCGGCTACACCGGCTACATCGCCCACGAGTTCGTGCCGACGCGCGAGCCGCTGAAATCGCTCGCCGAAGCCATCGCGCTGTGCGATGTCTAG